The Chitinivorax sp. B genome contains the following window.
GCCATTGGCATAGCCCGCCCAGCCGTAGCCCTCCCAATACTTCAGCAATTGATCGGGTAACTTACCGCGATAGCGGTCAATGCTGGATTGCGGTACCCATTGCCGGCCAAATGCTGGGCCAAACTTCTTCAGGAAGTATTCGATATCTTCATCCATCGGCAGGCAATCAGATGTCGCTCAGATCCGTGTCCGGAAACTCGATGATTTGCAGGGGTTCCAGTTGGGCCAGGAACACCAGATGCTCGACGATGCTGACCTTTTGTAGCTTTTCCACGGTATTGGGACAGCCTAATGCCAATGCAGGGACAAATCCATACATTTGCGTCGAATCCAACCGGCCCAACCTTGCAAGGGCTCTGTCAAACAACGGTTGCTGATTGATATCAAAAAAACCCATCGTATCGGGAGCTTGCGAGGCAAACCAGAATTTGACAACTCGATCAGCATCACCAGATTGCATCATTTCCAAATAAGTATTGTTCGGGTATGCGCTGCTATCCAGCGGACTGATCAGTAAAGATGGGCCAGTTTTTTCACCCCAAAAGTACATACTTCCGAAAGCATCTCGGGCAAATACATGGTAAGCATCCTGTTCCATGAACGGTGTCTCGCCAATCCAGGCTTCCAACACGGGTTCATATTCCTGAGGATTCACCAGCCAAAAGCCCCCTTTAGCATAACCAGCCCAGCCATAGCCTTCCCAATACTTCAGTAACTGATCAGGTAACTTACCGCGATAGCGGTCAATGCTGGATTGTGCTACCCATTGGCGCAGAAATGCTGGGCCGAAATCTTCCAGGAACAACTCGATAAATTCATCCATTTCGTCGCAATCAGATGTCGCTTAGATCCGTGTCTGGAAACTCGATGACCTGCAAGGGTTCCAACTGGGCCAGGAACACCAGATGCTCGATGATGCTGATCTTTTGTAGCTTCTCGATGGTGTTCGGGCAGCCCAGTGCCAAGGCGGGGACATAGCCGTACATTTCGGTGGAATCCAGGCGGCCGAGCCGGGCTAGGGCGCGGTCGAATAACGGGCGCTTGTCTTGATCGCTAAAATCCATTAAATCGGAATCTATAGACGCAAACCAAAATCTGATTGCTCGGTCAGCCTCGCCGATCTGCATATCGGCTAAATAAATTTTATCCGTGCAAGCCAGCGCAG
Protein-coding sequences here:
- a CDS encoding GAD-like domain-containing protein; amino-acid sequence: MDEFIELFLEDFGPAFLRQWVAQSSIDRYRGKLPDQLLKYWEGYGWAGYAKGGFWLVNPQEYEPVLEAWIGETPFMEQDAYHVFARDAFGSMYFWGEKTGPSLLISPLDSSAYPNNTYLEMMQSGDADRVVKFWFASQAPDTMGFFDINQQPLFDRALARLGRLDSTQMYGFVPALALGCPNTVEKLQKVSIVEHLVFLAQLEPLQIIEFPDTDLSDI
- a CDS encoding GAD-like domain-containing protein, with protein sequence MADEYFDFFLNKFGPAFARQWVPQSSIDRYRGNLPDQLLKYWEGYGWAGYANGCFWLVNPQEYEPVLEAWIGDTPFMELDAFHVFARTAFGQLYLWGEKTGPSLTISPLTALACTDKIYLADMQIGEADRAIRFWFASIDSDLMDFSDQDKRPLFDRALARLGRLDSTEMYGYVPALALGCPNTIEKLQKISIIEHLVFLAQLEPLQVIEFPDTDLSDI